TCCCGCTCCTCTACGGCCTGCGTGACGGCCTGGAGAAACCGGAGACCTGGAGCACCGGCCTGGTAACCCTGTACGAAACTCTCGCCAACGATGTGCTCTACCCGGACCCCAACAATCTGGTGATTCTCGGCGGCAATCACGATATGAGTCGGCTGTTCAGCCAGCTTGACGAGGATATGGGCAAGTTCCGCATGGCGGTGGCCTACCTCGCCACCATGCGCGGTATCCCGCAGTTTTACTACGGCGATGAAATTCTGGCGAAAAGCCCCAAACGCCGTGACGACGGTGTGGTGCGCAGCGATTTCCCCGGCGGCTGGCAAGGCGACCGGATAAACGCTTTTACCGGCAAAAACCTGAGCCAGCAGCAGAAAGAAGCGCAGCAAACTGTGCGCACCCTGTTCAACTGGCGCAAAGACAAAGACGTTATCCATCATGGAAAACTCAAGCATTTTGCGCCTATTGACGGTCTCTATGTGTATTTTCGCTACGACGACAAAGACACCGTGATGGTGGCCATCAACAAAAGCGAGCGGCCGCGTGAATTGCCGCTGGCACATCTGGCGGAGATGCTCGGAAGAAAATCCAAAGCGACCGATATCACCAATGGAAAAACCTACTCACTGAACGGACTGCTGATTCCTGCCAGAGATGTACTGGTTGCCGAAATTCGCTAGTGAAAAACACGCCACTACGTCATTCCCGCGCATGCTGGAATCCAGCCCCAGCGCAGCTGGATACCGGATCAAGTCCGGTATGACGGGTGTTGAAGAGTGCGGCAACCGCAAAAAATACAACTAACTAAACAAGAAACTCAAAGACGATGAAAGAAGTAAGTACCGCAAAGCCCAAAAGGCTACTGAAGAAATTCGGACTGGCTACCCTGCTGCCCACCCTGTTGCCGACCTTCCTGGCTGCGGCCATGCAACCGGCATTTGCCGAATCAAGCCAGGGGACGAATCCGGAAACAGGTCGAAGCTACCAGAGCCATCAACTGCGCGACGACAAACTGGTGATCGAAACCAGCGACAGCCAGGTCACCCTGACACCGCTGAACAGCGGCGCGCTGGAAGTGCACTACCAGCGCGAGGGCATGAAACAGTTACCCTCCTTTGCGCGCGCACAGCTCGAAGCCGACGTACAGGCGCAGTTGCGTGTTTCACAAGATACCCTGCGCTATGCACTCGGTGACCTTACTGCTGTTATCCACAAGTCGCCTTTTGCCATTGAATACCTGCGCAATGGAAAAAACCTGCTGGCGGAAGAACACGGTTTTTTTGCCAACGAAACCATGCGTGGCTTCCGCTTTGCCCTGCAGGAGCAGGAAAAACTGATCGGCGGCGGACAGCGCGTGCTGGGGATGGACCGCCGCGGTCATCGCCTGCCGCTGTACAACAAAGCCCACTATGGCTACAGCACCGAGTCCAATCAAATGTACTTTGGTCTGCCGGCAGTGATGAGCAGCAACAAATACATTCTGCTGTTCGACAACAGCGCCACCGGCACCATGGATCTCGGCGCCAGCGAACAGGACGTGATGCAGTTTGAGGCCGTTGCCGGCCGCAGTGCTTACATCGTGGTAGCAGGCAATACCTATCCCAAGCTGATCGAAAACTATGTGGACGTCACTGGCCGCCAGCCAATGCCGCCGCGCTGGGCGCTGGGCAACTTTGCCTCGCGCTTTGGTTACCGCACCGAGGATCAGGTGCGCGAAACCGTCAAAGCGTTCCGCGAAGAAGACTTTCCGCTGGACGCACTGGTACTGGACCTGTACTGGTTTGGCCCGGACATCAAAGGTCATATGGGTAACCTGGCGTGGGATACCAACGCCTTCCCGAAACCGGTAGAAATGATGGCGGAACTGAAGGAACAGGGGATCAACACCATTCTGGTCACCGAGCCTTTTGTGCTTTCCACTGCCGAGCGCTGGGACAATGCCGTAGCCAGCAATGCCCTGGCGAAAAATCTCGCCGGCAAACCCAAGCAGTTTGACTTCTATTTCGGCAACACCGGTCTTATCGATGTTTTCTCCGAAGACGGTCGCGACTGGTTCTGGAATATTTACAAAGACCTGAAAGATCAGGGCGTCGCCGGCTGGTGGGGGGACCTGGGTGAGCCGGAAGTGCATCCCTCGGATACCGTGCACGCCATCGGTATGGCAGACGAGATTCACAACGCCTACGGCCACCGCTGGGCGCAGATGCTGTACGACAACGAGAAAGCAGACAGCCCCGAGGCACGCCCGTTTATCATGATGCGCGCCGGCTTCCCGGGTTCCCAACGATTTGGCATGATTCCCTGGACCGGCGACGTGGCGCGCGGCTGGGGAGGCCTGCAACCGCAAGTGGAGCTATCACTGCAAATGGGCCTGCTGGGCTTTGGTTACACCCACTCCGACCTCGGCGGCTTCGCCGATGGCGAAAGCTTCGATCGCGAGCCCTACATCCGCTGGCTGCAGTACGGCGCCTTCCAGCCGGTGTATCGCCCCCACGCCCAGGGCCATATCGCGCCGGAACCGGTATTCCACGATCGCGAGACTCGCGATATCACCCGCGACTTCATCAAACTCCGCTACCGCCTGCTGCCCTACAACTACACACTGGCATTTGAAAACAGCCAGACCGGTATGCCGCTGATGCGTCCGCTGTTTTTCGAAGATGAAAGCAACCTGGCATTAATGGACTACAAGGAAGCCTATCTGTGGGGCAATGATTTCCTGGTGGCACCGGTAATGGATGAGTCGGACCAGGTCACTGTGGAGCTTCCCGGAGGCACCTGGTTCGACTACTGGAACGACAACCAATACGCCGGCGATATCGCCAGGGTGGATGTCTCCCTGAAAACTATTCCGGTACTGGTGCGCGCCGGTGCATTTATTCCCACCGTTGGCGACATGAAAAACACTCGCGAGTACTCCAGCAAAGAACTGCGACTGGATTACTATGCCCACGATTCCGTCGATCGGTCCGCCGGATACGTCTACGAAGATGACGGCGTTACCGCGAATGCCTTTGGCAAAGGACTGTACGAAAAACTGATGTTTGCCGGGGAACGTACCGAATCCGGTATCGAGTTCCGCTTTGATCGCGAAGGGAAGGGTTACTCCGGTGCGCCGCAAAAACGAAGCATTGAGCTGGTGCTACACAACTGGCGTCAGGAGCCTTCATCCATCAGCGCAGGTGGGGACATCTTCAAACTGGTCTCCGCTGAGAAGTCACTCTCGAATAACACCGCCTGGTTCAACAAACGCAGCAAGACCCTGCATGTGAAATTCAACTGGACCGAAAAGCACCAGGCCCTGACCGTAACCCTGTAAACGAACTTTGAATAGAAAAACTATGAACAAATTTATCCAGCTTCTTCTGGCGTCCGCCATCGCCACCAGTACGCTTACTGCCTGCAATTCAGAAACCGGAACGCCGGCTCCCGAGGAGTCATCGACGATTGTCGCCACCAATGGCAAACCGGTTATCTACCAGGTACTCCCCCGCCTGTTCGGCAACACCAACGCCACCAACAAGCCCTGGGGCACCATCGAAGAAAACGGTGTGGGTAAATTCAGTGATTTTACCCCGAAGGCACTGGAAGAGATCCGAGCACTGGGCGCCGACTACATCTGGTACACCGGTTCCCTTCACCACGCACTGGTACGCGACTACACCGCCTTCGGTATCAGCAATGACGATCCGGATGTCATCAAGGGGCGCGCCGGCTCCCCTTATGCGATCAAGGACTACTACAGCGTGAACCCGGATCTCGCCAATGATCCGGCGAAGCGCCTGGAGGAGTTCAAAGCGCTGATCGAACGTTCGCACGACGCCGGCCTCAAGGTCATCATCGATATCGTGCCCAACCATGTTGCACGCAACTACCAGTCCCTCGCCAAGCCCGAGGGCGTACGTGATTTCGGTGCGGACGACGACACCAGTGTGGCCTACGCCCGCGACAACAATTTCTACTATGTACCGGGCGAACCCTTCCAGGTACCGGAGGCGGAAGATGGCTACCAGCCCCTGAACGGCGAAAGCCACCCACTGGCCGATGGCAAGTTTGAAGAAACACCGGCCAAGTGGACCGGCAACGGCAGCCGCGCGCCACAACCCGCCCAGAATGACTGGTATGAGACCGTCAAGATCAACTTTGGCGTGCGCCCGGACGGCAGTTACGACTTCCCCCAACTCCCCGAGGAATACGCACAGAAGGACTTCCGCGCACACGCGGCGTTCTGGGCAGATAAAGAGGTACCGGATAGCTGGAAGAAGTTTCGTCAGATCACCGATTACTGGCTCGAATTTGGTGTGGACGGATTCCGCTACGATATGTCCGGCATGGTGCCGGTAGCGTTCTGGAGCTATCTCAACTCCAGCATCAAAATGCAGAAACCGGATGCGCTGTTGCTGGCAGAGATCTACCAGCCCGACCTGTACCGGGATTACATTCACCTGGGCAAGATGGATTACCTGTATGACAAGGTCGGCAGCTACGATGCCATTCGAGCGGTGATGGAAGGTAAGGCCGGCACCGATCCACTGGTGGATATCCAGAAAAGCCTGGAGGGCATCGAAGACAATATGCTGCGTTTTATGGAAAACCACGACGAGCAGCGTATTGCCAGCCCGGAATTTGCCGGCAACCCTCGGGCGGGTATCCCGGCCATGGTCGTCTCCACCACCATCAGCGGTGCGCCCACCCTGCTCTACTTCGGTCAGGAGCTGGGTGAACCGGGCGCGGGTGACGCCGGTTTTGGCAAGTCGAGCCGCACCACCATTTTCGATTACTGGTCAGTCCCCACTATCCGCCGCTGGAACAACGAAGGAGCGTTCAACAGCGAGAAGTTAAGCGAAAGCGAACAGCAGCTGCGCAGTTTCTATCAGCGGCTGATGAATTTCTCCACGGAAAGTGAAGCACTGCGCGGTGAATATCAGGATCTACACGAATACAACCGGAAGCACTCAGCCGGTTATGACGATTCCGTTTACACATTCGCCCGCTGGTCAGGAGACGACCGACTGTTGATTGTGGCCAATTTTGACAAAGCGCCCAAAAACTTTGAGCTGGAAATTCCCGATGACCTGAAGAAGGCATGGAACCCCACAGATAAGGAAACAAAACTGCACGATCAGCTGGGAAGCTATCAGACAAAGCTGCAATGGAAAGACGCCAGCGGGAGTGCATCGATCGAAATCCCACCGATGTCCGGGTATGTGCTGAAACTTCAATAGATCAGCGCTTGAGGAACCTCTGGTTAATTTTGAGCCAGATCATCGGGTAGCGCGTTGCGCGCCTGAAAGGCGTAGCGGTCAGCCGGGTCTATATTGTTCAGCAGCCCTGAATAGGCCCGGTTGGCGAGCTCGCGGGATTCAATATCCCCTCTGCCATACTCCAGCGAAAGCACAAACTTCAGATGGTGGAACAGGTAGCCTTTCCAGTAACCGTCTACCTCTTCCATTACCCCTTGTGCTGCATCAAGAGTATTCTCCAGCGCAGTCCAATCCTGGGTTTTCCACTGGTTCAATGCGATCACTTCCAACCAGCGTAACTTTTCTACGGGATATTCTTGCCATGGGCCAGTACTGGTCTCAGTAACCAGATCTGAACCTTCTGAAGCCACACTTTCTGTGTCTTCACTCAATTTCCACCCCAGCTCAAGTGCGGCAGTTTTGGCCCTCAAGTGAAAATTTTGGGGCACCTGAGTAGACAAGGTGGTTTCAATATCGCGATAGATATCGTGCGCCGCCGACACGTTTTCTTTATCCATTGCCAGGCGGAATCGGAGCAGCTTCTCCGATACCCACTGATCCGGGCTTCCGTGTTCCCGCAGTAGGTTTTCCAGTTCCGCCAACTGATTGGCCGCTCTCTCCTGCTTGCCCAACACCAGCGCCAGTTCGGCACGCCACAGACCAAACTCGATCGCCCCCCGGTAATCTCCCCGGTTACTGACGTAATCGCTGGCAAGGGACCAATATTTATCCGCGGACTGAAAACTTCCTTGCAGGAATGCCAGTCGGCCCTGATACGCCTGGGCGATTATGACCTCTTCCTTCAGGCCGGCCTGCTTCGCCATCTGTTCCGCCATCTGGAGCGCCTGCAGCGCTTCCGACCAACTGCCCCGCTGCAAATATAATTGCGCAACATTCAGCTTTACCTGTACCTCTCCAAGGGTGTCACTGGTCAAGGCAAAGTTTTCCGCAGCCTGACGCCAGTAAATCATCGCGTGATCAAAATCTGCCAACAGGTAATAAATAAAGCCGACATTATTCTGGCTTTCCGCTTGTAGCCAACGATCCTCCATACGCATGCGAATCGCAAGCGCTTTGCGGTAATTGACCAACGCCTCTTCGTAACGTCCCTGCTCTTCCCACATCAACCCTACCTGATTGAAAATTTCACTGTAGGCAGCGGGGTCCTCCATAGTTTTCGCTAGTATCTTGGCTTTTTCCAGCGTATCCAGCCCGGCATCCAGGTTCCCGCGAATACCCTGTATGGTCGCCAGGTTGCTCAAGCTGACCACCTGGCCTCGGATATCTCCTTCCGCATATCGCAATTGATAACCGCGCAGGTAATACTTTTCCGCTTCTTGCCACTGCCCCAGCCTTTGATAGGCAACGCCCATCGCATTGAGCGTGTCACCTTCGCCGCTACGGTTATTAAGACGTTGGAACAGGCCCAGTGCTTTCACCAGATATTCATCTACTGCACGCTGTATGTTTCCAGCAACAATGGTTGACTTGGCAAGCTCCAGCCACGCGGTGGGACTTTGGGGATGTGACGCCACCAGCCTTTCCAGCTCGGCTCCAGAGGACTGAAAATCTCCCCGCTCCATCAACAGAGCAGCGAGATCCAATCGCGGGGCGGCAAGGTGGGGAAAGGCGGCAATCAACCGCCGCAAATACGCTTCCGCCGCCTGGCTCTCTCCCCGCCACAACGCGTCCAGTGCGCGCGCCTGCAGCGATGTCACTGTATTGTCTGCGCTGTGCTGAATGGCCGACTTCAGGCAGTGAAGCGCGGCCTCTATATTACCGGTGAGGTACGCCACCCTCGCCTTCATCAACCAGCCAGGGGCATATTCGGGCTCCGACTCAAGCAGTGCATTTAGATGGTCTCTTGCCGACTCCAATTCCCCAAGGTTCAGCGCGTGCTGGGCTTTTGTATACAGCTCTGCATCGATACTCCACAAAGGTGTCGGCGTGGTATGAGTATCATCAATCCGCAGAACATCTCGGATCAGATGCGGTACTCCCTGAAAAGTACGAGACAACTCAGACCTTGCCACCAGAGCATCTTCCAACACAGTGCGCTGCAACCCATCGTATGCATTGATCAAGATCACCTTCAGCTGAAACTGATCCCGCTGCGCATGTTCTGTCACTTCGGAGTGAAGCAGGTAATCCGCGCCCAAAAGTCGACCGACCTCGGCGTAGCGGGCGTTTTCACCCCCAATCTGGAAAAGGTCCAGCGCACCGTTAACATTTTCCTGCGCTACCAGCTTGACCGAGTTTTCAGCTTCCAGCGCCTGTTGCATCAGCAGTTGCCCACCACTGCGGATCCAACGCCATTGCGTGTCCAGATGTTCAGACTGCACAGGCAGTATCGCAAGGGTATAAACCGCTCTGTCCGGATGGAGAGTCGGGGCGGGGATGAAAAAGCGATAGATCTCTCGCGCATTGATCGCGAGGAATAATAGAAGCAGTATGGCGATAAATGAAATCGCCCGATAGAGTGGCAGGCTACGGCGCACCCTGTCAGGTGCGCCCTGTTTTGCTGTTCCCCCCATGGCGGTGGGTCCCGGCATCAATCAGGCAGATCCAGACTGAATATCAGCGTTTGCGCCGCCGCAGTAAATTCCCCGGCAACGTTTTTCATATCAAGGTTGGGGTGCCACACATTGGGAATAAGACCACGGTTTCGATTCACGGTCTCTATCGCCGAATCTAGCAGATCTGTCGCTCTGTCATCATCATCAAAATTCCAGGCGTTCTTTGCCGAGTTAATCTCGGTCCGTAGTACCCAATAGATGTAGGGCGGGATATCCCCCCGGTAGCCTTCCAACAGATCCCTCAGGTAATCAAACTTAGTGGCGATTACGGTATCTGTATCCCTATTATCTTCCACCACCAGAAACTCGGAGAATTTGCCACGGCGTCCACGGCTGCGATAGCTGCCCGGCCCCACATAAGTCGTAATATCCCGGAATGCTTCTCCGTGGGCGGCGGCGAATAATCGCAATCGCGTACCGGGGGTAAACTCGAGGTTGTGGGTATGAATCTCCAGCTCGACGTCGTTTGCAAACGCAAAGTTATCCACAGGCTCGATTTCGATCAGCATGGGGAAGTCGGCTTGAGGGATAACCATGGCGCCGGCAGGAAGCCGCTGGAGCAGCGCGGGGTCTTCCGGATCCAGTTCACTGGCAGACAGGCCCAGACTGTCTTCATTCAGACCGATCACGCGGTCAAAGTTAATGATCAGATCCGTTTCAATTCCGCCAGGCAGGGTAAGGACAGCGATCACCTGGTTGACATCAATTTCCAGCTCTATCAGACCGAGTATGCTGGTATTCAAGATCAGCTCTTCGAGACTGAGATCGAGCAAGCCGGTCTTTAGTTCGATAGAGGGCTTTCTGAGTAAATCCAGTAGCCCCGCGCTTGCTCCGGTGGCGGCCAACACCAGAACCAGCCCCCCGAGGAATCTGCCCATCACTGATATAGACGACCGACTGCGACGCTTACTGCTGGCCTCTGGTCGTTTTCCACTCCGAAATCGAAACATGGCACCGCTCCCTGTAATTATTCTTGACGCAGTTCTCATTAAATACTACTAGCACCCCCCCACTGTCGCTGCCGGATTTTTCCCGCATTTTTTTCCAAACAACCCAGAAGTGAGACATTAATCACACAAATGGCGCATGAATGAACACTGCAATCTGTGCATATCCGACACAATTTAGCAGGTGCTTCCCATTTCATCGCGGCTATAGCGCGAAACATTTCGCTTCTGCTACTGTCGGAGACCACACAGTCTGTGGGTTACACTGAACAGAGCGCCGAAATCAACGGGAGGAGTCCTCACATGGGCGGCACGATTCGCGATTGGCTGATTGCTTTACTGGTTACAGCAGCCGTAGCCTTTGGTATCTACTGGTTTGCGGTCAGGGATGCCCCCGAGCCAGATGTACCGGCGCCGGTTACAGAGCCGGCACCAGAGCCCGACCCCAGTGTCGACCTCGACGAACCGAAAGAACCGGAAATCCCCCCGGCTCCCGAGCCCACCGAGCCGGAAGACCCACCGCGTGAACTGCCGGCACTCAATGAGAGCGATAAGGAAGCCCGCGCAGATATCATCAGCCTGTCTTCCGATGGTGCCTTGGCCAAGTGGATCGTGTCGGATGAGGTCGTGCGCAAATGGGTCGCTGCAGTCAATACCGCCACCCGCGGTGAGCTGATGCACAAGAACCGGCCGTTTACCAACCTGAAAGGCGAAATCGCGGTCAAAGACCTGGAAAGCCGCAACGACGGCACCAAGGTTTTCGTGCTGTCACAGGAAAACTACCAGCGCTATGACCAGCCAGTGAGGTTGTTCGCCATGGTGGATACCGATACTGCGGTCAAGCTGTATCAGTTCTGGTATCCGCGTCTGAAACAGGCCTATGGAGAGCTCGGCCTCAAGAACAAAAACTTCCACGCGGCGCTACTCGCCGCCATCGATCAGGTGTTGGCCGCGCCGGAAGTGGAAGGCCCGATCAAACTGGTACAGCCTACGGTGTACTACAAATTCGAAGATGAAAAGCTGGAAAAAATGCCCGGCCTGCACAAGCTGATGATTCGCATCGGGCCGGATAATGCGGCGCGGGTGAAGGAGAAGTTGCGGGAGCTGAAAGCAGCCCTACAAACCCTCCCCAGCCAGTAGAAAACCTCCCAACGAACAGAGCCCCGGATTTCCGGGGCTCTGTTTCCCCTCCCTGGGTCAGACGACGCCCCCACTCCAATGGCTTTCCGGCAAACTGTTCACCCCCAGGTAACGGGCGATATCGCCAAATAACTGGTGTGTACCGTAAATCCGCTGGCCGTTGTTAACCCCGTCACCGCAGTTGATGATACGACCCATCTGTAGCGCACCGCCGGCACCACCGGCGAGGGTGACGGCACCAGCTGCACCGCCGTGTTTGGAGCCGTCGCCCACTTCGCTGAACATCACTACCAATGTGTCATCCAGCAGTCCGCTATCGTCCAGTCTCTGCAGGGTGTAGGCGAGCAGGGAGTGGTACCAGCGGA
The Microbulbifer celer DNA segment above includes these coding regions:
- a CDS encoding glycoside hydrolase family 31 protein; protein product: MKEVSTAKPKRLLKKFGLATLLPTLLPTFLAAAMQPAFAESSQGTNPETGRSYQSHQLRDDKLVIETSDSQVTLTPLNSGALEVHYQREGMKQLPSFARAQLEADVQAQLRVSQDTLRYALGDLTAVIHKSPFAIEYLRNGKNLLAEEHGFFANETMRGFRFALQEQEKLIGGGQRVLGMDRRGHRLPLYNKAHYGYSTESNQMYFGLPAVMSSNKYILLFDNSATGTMDLGASEQDVMQFEAVAGRSAYIVVAGNTYPKLIENYVDVTGRQPMPPRWALGNFASRFGYRTEDQVRETVKAFREEDFPLDALVLDLYWFGPDIKGHMGNLAWDTNAFPKPVEMMAELKEQGINTILVTEPFVLSTAERWDNAVASNALAKNLAGKPKQFDFYFGNTGLIDVFSEDGRDWFWNIYKDLKDQGVAGWWGDLGEPEVHPSDTVHAIGMADEIHNAYGHRWAQMLYDNEKADSPEARPFIMMRAGFPGSQRFGMIPWTGDVARGWGGLQPQVELSLQMGLLGFGYTHSDLGGFADGESFDREPYIRWLQYGAFQPVYRPHAQGHIAPEPVFHDRETRDITRDFIKLRYRLLPYNYTLAFENSQTGMPLMRPLFFEDESNLALMDYKEAYLWGNDFLVAPVMDESDQVTVELPGGTWFDYWNDNQYAGDIARVDVSLKTIPVLVRAGAFIPTVGDMKNTREYSSKELRLDYYAHDSVDRSAGYVYEDDGVTANAFGKGLYEKLMFAGERTESGIEFRFDREGKGYSGAPQKRSIELVLHNWRQEPSSISAGGDIFKLVSAEKSLSNNTAWFNKRSKTLHVKFNWTEKHQALTVTL
- a CDS encoding alpha-amylase family glycosyl hydrolase, with protein sequence MNKFIQLLLASAIATSTLTACNSETGTPAPEESSTIVATNGKPVIYQVLPRLFGNTNATNKPWGTIEENGVGKFSDFTPKALEEIRALGADYIWYTGSLHHALVRDYTAFGISNDDPDVIKGRAGSPYAIKDYYSVNPDLANDPAKRLEEFKALIERSHDAGLKVIIDIVPNHVARNYQSLAKPEGVRDFGADDDTSVAYARDNNFYYVPGEPFQVPEAEDGYQPLNGESHPLADGKFEETPAKWTGNGSRAPQPAQNDWYETVKINFGVRPDGSYDFPQLPEEYAQKDFRAHAAFWADKEVPDSWKKFRQITDYWLEFGVDGFRYDMSGMVPVAFWSYLNSSIKMQKPDALLLAEIYQPDLYRDYIHLGKMDYLYDKVGSYDAIRAVMEGKAGTDPLVDIQKSLEGIEDNMLRFMENHDEQRIASPEFAGNPRAGIPAMVVSTTISGAPTLLYFGQELGEPGAGDAGFGKSSRTTIFDYWSVPTIRRWNNEGAFNSEKLSESEQQLRSFYQRLMNFSTESEALRGEYQDLHEYNRKHSAGYDDSVYTFARWSGDDRLLIVANFDKAPKNFELEIPDDLKKAWNPTDKETKLHDQLGSYQTKLQWKDASGSASIEIPPMSGYVLKLQ
- a CDS encoding tetratricopeptide repeat protein; translation: MPGPTAMGGTAKQGAPDRVRRSLPLYRAISFIAILLLLFLAINAREIYRFFIPAPTLHPDRAVYTLAILPVQSEHLDTQWRWIRSGGQLLMQQALEAENSVKLVAQENVNGALDLFQIGGENARYAEVGRLLGADYLLHSEVTEHAQRDQFQLKVILINAYDGLQRTVLEDALVARSELSRTFQGVPHLIRDVLRIDDTHTTPTPLWSIDAELYTKAQHALNLGELESARDHLNALLESEPEYAPGWLMKARVAYLTGNIEAALHCLKSAIQHSADNTVTSLQARALDALWRGESQAAEAYLRRLIAAFPHLAAPRLDLAALLMERGDFQSSGAELERLVASHPQSPTAWLELAKSTIVAGNIQRAVDEYLVKALGLFQRLNNRSGEGDTLNAMGVAYQRLGQWQEAEKYYLRGYQLRYAEGDIRGQVVSLSNLATIQGIRGNLDAGLDTLEKAKILAKTMEDPAAYSEIFNQVGLMWEEQGRYEEALVNYRKALAIRMRMEDRWLQAESQNNVGFIYYLLADFDHAMIYWRQAAENFALTSDTLGEVQVKLNVAQLYLQRGSWSEALQALQMAEQMAKQAGLKEEVIIAQAYQGRLAFLQGSFQSADKYWSLASDYVSNRGDYRGAIEFGLWRAELALVLGKQERAANQLAELENLLREHGSPDQWVSEKLLRFRLAMDKENVSAAHDIYRDIETTLSTQVPQNFHLRAKTAALELGWKLSEDTESVASEGSDLVTETSTGPWQEYPVEKLRWLEVIALNQWKTQDWTALENTLDAAQGVMEEVDGYWKGYLFHHLKFVLSLEYGRGDIESRELANRAYSGLLNNIDPADRYAFQARNALPDDLAQN
- a CDS encoding DUF6689 family protein codes for the protein MLAATGASAGLLDLLRKPSIELKTGLLDLSLEELILNTSILGLIELEIDVNQVIAVLTLPGGIETDLIINFDRVIGLNEDSLGLSASELDPEDPALLQRLPAGAMVIPQADFPMLIEIEPVDNFAFANDVELEIHTHNLEFTPGTRLRLFAAAHGEAFRDITTYVGPGSYRSRGRRGKFSEFLVVEDNRDTDTVIATKFDYLRDLLEGYRGDIPPYIYWVLRTEINSAKNAWNFDDDDRATDLLDSAIETVNRNRGLIPNVWHPNLDMKNVAGEFTAAAQTLIFSLDLPD
- a CDS encoding DUF3014 domain-containing protein — translated: MGGTIRDWLIALLVTAAVAFGIYWFAVRDAPEPDVPAPVTEPAPEPDPSVDLDEPKEPEIPPAPEPTEPEDPPRELPALNESDKEARADIISLSSDGALAKWIVSDEVVRKWVAAVNTATRGELMHKNRPFTNLKGEIAVKDLESRNDGTKVFVLSQENYQRYDQPVRLFAMVDTDTAVKLYQFWYPRLKQAYGELGLKNKNFHAALLAAIDQVLAAPEVEGPIKLVQPTVYYKFEDEKLEKMPGLHKLMIRIGPDNAARVKEKLRELKAALQTLPSQ